Proteins encoded by one window of Vitis vinifera cultivar Pinot Noir 40024 chromosome 10, ASM3070453v1:
- the LOC104880557 gene encoding uncharacterized protein LOC104880557, producing the protein MVTTNPGTVVQLRYLSDEHFQQLFVAHAVSIQGFALGCRLVIAIDSSHMSGPYRGALFSATAYDANDSMFPLAFGVMSSENYEDWSWFLQNLKKVVAEKEVVIISDRHPALLRSVPEVFGLENHAYFYRHLKENFSTFVSKQITKGNKGKENALQFLDSIAYAKLEHDYNVSMYELRKYNDALATWEKIIHPNLGPCSMLVKHKEQSNNWKGSLGPQIEENVLQNIVKGEVYPVTPFMNGIFRQMFGIPCEHATTVILSIGHNVADFVDECYKFPMQDLIYAGFFSSIETHDMPIVDDHGVVRSITGQVFLSLKPPYAKRPPGRPRKKRIEFQFQDK; encoded by the exons ATGGTTACTACTAATCCAGGAACTGTTGTTCAGTTGCGTTATTTGAGTGATGAGCACTTTCAACAACTCTTTGTTGCTCATGCAGTGTCAATCCAAGGGTTTGCATTGGGGTGTCGACTTGTCATTGCTATTGACTCATCCCATATGAGTGGGCCATATAGGGGTGCGTTATTTTCAGCCACTGCATACGATGCTAATGACTCTATGTTCCCGTTAGCTTTTGGTGTAATGAGCTCAGAAAATTATGAGGATTGGTCATGGTTTTTGCAAAACTTGAAGAAAGTTGTTGCAGAAAAGGAAGTTGTTATCATCTCCGATAGACATCCAGCCCTACTTCGTAGTGTTCCCGAGGTGTTTGGCCTTGAAAATCATGCCTACTTTTACCGTCACTTAAAGGAGAATTTCAGTACATTTGTGAGTAAGCAAATTACAAAAGGAAACAAGGGTAAAGAAAATGCACTTCAATTCCTAGATAGTATTGCCTATGCAAAGTTAGAGCATGATTATAATGTTTCTATGTATGAACTACGGAAATACAATGATGCTTTAGCCACATGGGAGAAGATAATTCACCCGAACCTTGGGCCAT GTTCTATGCTTGTGAAGCATAAAGAGCAGTCCAACAATTGGAAAGGGTCTCTAGGGCcacaaattgaagaaaatgtaCTACAAAATATTGTCAAGGGTGAAGTGTATCCAGTTACTCCTTTCATGAATGGCATTTTTAGG CAAATGTTTGGAATCCCTTGTGAACATGCGACAACTGTTATTCTCTCCATTGGCCACAATGTTGCTGATTTTGTTGATGAATGCTACAAATTCCCAATGCAAGACTTGATCTACGCGGGCTTTTTCTCTAGTATTGAGACCCATGACATGCCAATTGTGGATGACCATGGAGTTGTACGATCCATAACGGGTCAGGTTTTCTTATCTCTTAAGCCTCCTTATGCAAAACGTCCTCCCGGAAGACCAAGGAAGAAGCGCATCGAGTTCCAATTTCAAGATAAATAG